The following nucleotide sequence is from Pseudomonadota bacterium.
TGATGCGGCTGCCCCGCTCGTTCAGGTGACCTCGTGGCCCCGCGACGACTTTAAGGCGCCCTTCGTCACTGCGTCCGAGGTTCTCGATACTCTTCCCCTGCCTACCGCGGATGGCTTCCCGGTGCGTGCGGTGACCGATCTCACCGTGCGTATGGCCGCCAATGGCGACGCGTGGAACGTGTTCGCGCCGCTGCGTGCGGTGGAAGATGTGGGGGCGCGCCTCGTATCGCGCGCAGCGTCGTTCGTCGGTCAGCGCAGCGCGGCGCTGCTCGGTCGGCTGCCCCACTTCCAGGCCGCGGGCGGGTTGTCGAACAACTGCGCCGATTTTGTCTCGTCGATTCTGCAGAGCGAGGGCATCTTGCGGGAGCACCACAACTATGCCCCCAGCCTCGAGCACCAGCTGCGGGTTCGCGTCCCGGCCGCGAAGGCCCAGCCCGGCGATGTGTGGTTCTCGTCCGATCGCGGACACGTCGAGATGGTGGCCCAGCCGGGAGGGCAGACGCTCATCGGCTCGAACAACAACGGCCGTCACTACCAGACGATCAGCCACGGTTCGCCCTACGGGGGAGGCGTGTACTACCACCGAAAAGTGCATTGATGAGAGCTGCTGTTCTCCCCGTCGTCCACGATCTCGATGACGCCCTGCGGGGCCGCATCGACACCAAGACCAAGCCCCTGGGCAGCCTGGGGCGTCTCGAGGGCCTCGCCTTTCAGATCGGGCGCGTGCTCGGCACCCTCACGCCCACACTGCGCAAGCCCACCATGCTGGTGTGCGCTGGCGATCACGGCGCCGCTCGAGAGGGGGTGTCGGCCTACCCGCCTGAGGTCACCTGGCAGATGGTCGAGAACTTCCTTGCGGGAGGGGCGGCCATCAACGTCTTCGCCCGTCGGGCCGGCCTCGACGTGGTGGTGATCGATGCGGGCGTCGATCACGAATTCGGTGAACGTACGGGTCTCATCGACGCGAAGGTCGCGGCTGGCACCGCCAGCTGGACGCGCGGGCCCGCCATGACGCATGAGCAGTGTGAGACGGCCGTGGCCAACGGCGCGCGCATCGCGCGCGAGCGTCTCGATGCGGGGTGCAACGTCATGGGGTTCGGCGAGATGGGCATCGGCAACACGGCCTCGGCCACCCTCATCACCTGCGTGCTCTGCGGGGTGGCGCCCGAGGTGGCCACAGGTCGGGGAACGGGTCTCGACGACGCCGCGCTGGCCCACAAGACGTCCATGATCGCCGATGCGCTGCGTGCGTATCCTGTCTCGCCAGACGACCCGTGGGCTGTACTGGCGCAGTACGGCGGCTTCGAGATGGCCACCCTGGTGGGCGCCATGCTGGCGGCCGCCGAGCGCGACGCGCTGCTGCTCATCGACGGATTCATCGTCACCGCGGCCTTTCTCGTGGCGGCCAGGGTGGCACCGCCCATCGTCGAGCGCGCGGTGTTCAGTCACTGCTCGGAAGAGCCGGGACACGCGCTGCAGCTGCTGACCCTTGGGGTAGAGCCGCTGCTGCGCCTGGGCCTGCGCCTGGGAGAGGGGACGGGGGCGGCCCTCGCGTTCCCCCTCGTGGAGGCGGCGGCGGCGTTTCTCAGCGAGATGGCCAGCTTTTCGTCGGCGGGGGTGGCCACCCGGGCATGAGCGCTGTTCCC
It contains:
- the cobT gene encoding nicotinate-nucleotide--dimethylbenzimidazole phosphoribosyltransferase; the protein is MRAAVLPVVHDLDDALRGRIDTKTKPLGSLGRLEGLAFQIGRVLGTLTPTLRKPTMLVCAGDHGAAREGVSAYPPEVTWQMVENFLAGGAAINVFARRAGLDVVVIDAGVDHEFGERTGLIDAKVAAGTASWTRGPAMTHEQCETAVANGARIARERLDAGCNVMGFGEMGIGNTASATLITCVLCGVAPEVATGRGTGLDDAALAHKTSMIADALRAYPVSPDDPWAVLAQYGGFEMATLVGAMLAAAERDALLLIDGFIVTAAFLVAARVAPPIVERAVFSHCSEEPGHALQLLTLGVEPLLRLGLRLGEGTGAALAFPLVEAAAAFLSEMASFSSAGVATRA